The Sneathiella limimaris region TTAAAAAGCCAGGCATTGAGCCGATTAAACCAGCCGTGAGCGCTACCGAGGAGCGCCATCATCTGTAGCGCATCGGCTCCGTGATAGAGCCGCCCGCCATATTTCAGAATCATGCCTTCATCCAGATCGAGATTTGCCTTTCGGATTTCCTTAAGCAGGGGATGGTCCGGGTCGCTCCGTCCATCCAGCAGGTGAAGCGATCCTGCGGCCTGCCGGATTTGCAGTGCCATCGCCGCCCGGGTGCATAATGGGCATCCCCCATCATAGACAAACCAAACCCCGTCTTCAGAGGCGGCGGTTTGGTTGGGTATAATTTCCTGTTGTAGGGGCTGCGGGGCCACGGCATCCACTTTGCTTATGATCGATCTCGTAATCATAAGCTTCCCGCGGATGCCTGCAACTTTTAGCTGATGACGCCCTTGGTTTTTAAGGAATTAATCTCATCCGTGGTATACCCCAGAAGATCGCTTAGAACCGTGTTTGTATTTTCCCCAAGCTTCGGCGGCGGGGTTGGTTCAGGCGGTGTGTGACCAACAAACTTGACCGGGTTGGAGACCATTTTAAGCGGACCGATTTCAGGGTGGGTGACCGTCTGGATCATGCCCCGCGCGGCCGTGTTTGGATGATCCAATGCCTCAGCAATACTGAGGATAGGGGCATGGGGAACGTCAAATTCCTCCATCTTTTGGGTCCAGGCGGCAGTGGTGTCGGTCTTGAAAATCTCGGTAATCAGGGCCTCCAGCCCTTCGCGATTGGCAAGGCGATCCTCATATGCGGCATAGCGCGGATCTTCCAGCAAATCAGCACGGCCCATGGCATTAGCAAAATTGCGCCAGAACCCCTCGGTCAGGC contains the following coding sequences:
- a CDS encoding DCC1-like thiol-disulfide oxidoreductase family protein, whose amino-acid sequence is MAPQPLQQEIIPNQTAASEDGVWFVYDGGCPLCTRAAMALQIRQAAGSLHLLDGRSDPDHPLLKEIRKANLDLDEGMILKYGGRLYHGADALQMMALLGSAHGWFNRLNAWLFKSATVSRISYPILRAGRNTLLMLRGVPKINLDEKPN